A segment of the Mytilus trossulus isolate FHL-02 chromosome 12, PNRI_Mtr1.1.1.hap1, whole genome shotgun sequence genome:
TGCCTCTAGGTCCATCAAAACCCCCACGACCCCTGGGTCCATCAAAATCATCAAAGTCTCTAGGTCTATCAAATCCAGGAGGACCCCTAGGTCTATCAAAATCATCACGTCCCCTTGGTCCATCAAAGCCCCCACGTCCTCTATGTCTATCAAAGCCACCACGACCTCTGGGTCCATCAAACCCTCCAGGACCTCTGGGTCCATCAAAGCCCCCAGGGCCTCTTGGCCCATCAAAATCCCTAGGTACATCAAATCCAGGAGGACCCCTAGGTCTATCAAAATCATCACGACCTCTAGGTCCATCAAAACCACCACGACCCCTTGGTCCATCAAATCGCCTTGGGGGACCATCGAACAATGGAGACCTATTAGATGGAGGATTATCCATCATTCCGGGTCCAGTTTCTATACTAGGTCTCCTAGGACCCCCTCTGTTAAGTCTCATGTCTAACAGAGCTCTAGGAGGTGGTTCATCCATATCTAAGAGTGAAGGTGGTCCTGGGCCCTTATTCATTGGTGGTCTTGGGCCATGACCATGCCCTCCTAAAGGTGGACCTGGGCCAAGCAAACTTGGTACATCATctgaaaaattaatttgaaatacttttatgCATACAGTATCTGTTGACTGTTTAAACTtgaatgtatcaaataaaaacttaatcTTTTTCTATAGTACTATAACACACCCATCATATCACAGGTCCGtaactgaattaaagtatataactatgcatatgccttattttagtattggtattgtcattaACTAATCATTTACTTAtgaactgtatatatatatatatttcaggtaTCAGTCATCCTTATAATTGAAGATATTAACTAGGAAGATATTGACTCTCATTTATGACTGATACCTTTCAAATCATCAGAAAAGTCATCGCTACCAAATTCTGCTTGTTCATTTTTACCATCCACTGCAAAATATATAATCTAAGTAGCCATAACTATATGATATAACCTTTCATTTCACTTAGAATGATGGATCATAATTGTTACTCTTAACTTGTTAATTTTGTCACGTTTTATAGTGTTTCCGCATGGTGAACCTTTCAATATTGTTAgccatctgataaagtcatgccaattataagatgcacagttttcactgctttcaaaatatttcttttatttccgtTCTGTCTCAACAGTATACAGCAAATGttataaatcaatgttttaaaatctgTTCTCAAAGAAATGAATATTGGCAAAGCATTATACATATTGTTgagttcaaaaatataaatttgttgcTTAACCACTATAGATAGCTCTTCTATGGACACCTGCAGAGGGTAAAAGAATGAGAGGGAGACCGAAAGAAACATGGAGACGCACAAAAGAGAGTGAACTGAGAATCATGGAAAAGACATGGGGAGAGGCAGAAAGAATCAAACAAGACAGACAACAGTAAAGGGTGTTGGTAGTGGCCCCAATGTGCAAGTATTAACAAAGAGAATTAAGTAACAATAACCTTACCTTTAATCAATGTTATTTTCCCACCAGGCCCatacatactgtggattcattaatatttgttagataccaattttcgtggatttcgtgggttaaggagaaccacgaattcaaatgatCATTGATTGAGAAGTTTTCTAAGAGATTGTATGTAGATTATTtccaaaaccacgaaataaaatatccacgaatatgcaattTTTCCCcaaaccacgaaaataaatgaatccacagtaggtTGTGGACCATAGGGAGAGGCAGAAAGAATCAAACAAGACAGACAAAAATTAGGGTGTTGGTAGTGGCCTCATGTGCAAGTATTCACAAAGAGAATTGAGTAACAATAACCATACCTTTAATCAATGTTATTTTCCCACCAGGCCCATACATAGGAAGTGGACCACGTCCGGCTTTCTGTCTGTGCTTTTCactatttaaatgttcaaatatattGTCTTCAAACATTGTCTGATGATTAcataaacaacatttaaatatttctacttCCCTACAAAAACAAGACcacaaaaattaatcaaaaacaaTTCTAACAAAATTCTCCACAGgcatttttcagaaaattttatttttattttatgagaCATGTAATGAAATGGGAGTGATGTGATATCGGTTAATTgtcaatcaaaacaataaagTATTTACCTGGTGAgtatataacagaaaaaaagcTTGTAATTCTATGCcaatacaaagaaaatattttactaCTGTTAttaaatcaaccattttctacataaaaaatgcctcaaccaaatcaggaatatgacagctgttatcaATTGGTTTGATGTGCTCGATCTTTTAATTTTGCCGTTTGATAAATAATGGACATTCCCTTTTGAACTTTTGACATGATAATTTGCATGGTAACAGTCCACATTATTCTGACTTCGCTTTAATAGTATACAGTATGGGTTCTACTCAATGTTGAAAACCGCAGTGCACTACAGAtgctaaaatattttgttctctgattttgtattttgagacatcttctttttatatagtgTAGTGTGACCCCACAATTTCATTGCAAACTACCTAACACCAAAACAATAACATCATAGGGGATTTACTGACGGACAGCAGTCTAAAAGATGAAGGAATGCACAGATTTGTAAACATCATTCATTTTGCAGAAATTTAAGTTACAATTTTATTGTCTCTACAAATTCATgcatttcttcaaatattcttCAAATATTCTTACTTAGAAATATGGGGTGCATCTTCCTCAAGAAGTTCAAATCCAACATCTTGTTTGCCTTCTAACTttaacatcttctttttatgatttttaccCTTGAAATGGGCCTCTGCCATCGAAGGGTGCTGGAATGCCATCTCACATATATCACAAGTATCTGGAAAGTCTATGTCCTACAAAAACATTTAGTATCAATTATCAAACAATTCCACTTCTTTACAAAACCAGCCTCAAGGGAGGCAactctttctaaaaaaaaagtaatagcTAATGTTAATCCATAGCTTACTAAATCTAGGTTACATGGCATggtcaataaaatattattccCATTGCTGAATTGTTGGGGTACAGTAGAGAGTGAATATAGAAATTATGGGTACAAGTCTCACTTCAATACAGGTTTAGGTCaaactaaaaaattaaatgtcatattttaaataattagatATTTTCTAAAACCTTTGAAACTGTTTGTAAGACATGTAGTGATGTCATCTGGAACAATACTGTGACTGATGCTCTTTTTTGTTGGTCTCTGATTTGTGTCAACCCTATGTGTCTAGTAATTTATGCTGGTACTGTTATTTTCTTATCAAACTCTTTATCAAATACCCTGGTACTACTCTTTTCAAAATCAAACCTTGAAATTTTAagttactgtaaaccaacttatatTTCGCAACTTAAGTGAGAAGAACCAAAATAGCATAAAAAAATCGTTGTGtatatgtaatacatgtacttgaatCTTTCCTTATTTAACTGCATGAAACAATTTGAATATCACAAAATTAGACAGCCAGGGAATGGCTTATATTGGCTAAACACGAAATAAAGTATCcctgaaaataagttggtttacaaaattacttttaacaaaataaattcaagacATACCCCTGATTTTGTATCAGCATCCTTTTTCTCATCTTTCTCGTCTTTCTTAGGGACTTCATCAGCTTTCTTTTCTCCATCCCCATTTTTCCCACTTTCAGCAGTCTTTTTATCATCAGTTGGAATGCCAGTTTTCTTTGCTGCTATTTTTGCCAATGTGGCATCGAGTGCTGCCTGATTTTTGTATGCTCTAACTTTCTTCATGTGTGGTTTACCTTCGTAATGCTGTTTAGCTTGTAATGCATTGTTTAACTTTGTTTCACAGAGTTTACAGTACAATGGTTGTTTCAAGGCCTCAATCTTCTTGTCAAGTTCTGCTTCATCAATATCGGAATAATTGCCCTTGCTTTCCATTGGTTCATCATCTATTTTCTTCAACTCTTCTTCTGTCTTCTTCAGGTCATCCAGCTTTTCATCTTTCTTCTCCTTATCTGGCTTTAGAGGATCAACTTTAGCTATCTTGACAGGAGGTTGGGACTTTTTATCTTCACCAAGAGAAGAAGATACATTCTCAGTTTTGCGTTTAGCTTGTCTATCCTCCTTAATGTccattttattcttattttcattCTCATTAAAACTGTCTTTCCTTCCACCAAATGACCTACTCGAAGCTCTAACTGAACTAGAGTGTTCTCTGTCTCTTGGACTGTCCCTGTCCCTAGAATTGTCCCAAGATCTTTCCCTTTCATTCATTCCTCCACCCCCTCTTCCACCATGAAATCCACCTCTTCTGTCACCTCCAAATCCACCTCTCCTGTCATTGTCAAATCCACCTCTTCGGTCACCTCCAAATCCACCTCTCCTGTCAGGGTCAAAGCCACCTCTCctgtcattttcaaatctgtcATTGTCAAATCCACCTCTTCTGTCACCTCCAAATCCACCTCTGTGGTCCCCTCCTAATCCACCTCTGTGGTCACCTCCAAATCCGCCTCTCCTGTCATTTTCAAATCCATCTCTTCTGTCATTTTCAAAACCACTTCTTCTGTCACCACCAAATCCACCTCTGTGGTCACCTCCAAATCCACCTCTATGATCACCTCTTCTGTCACCTCCAAAACCACCTCTTCCTCTGTTATCTCCAAAGTCCCTTCCTCTAGAATCTCCCATAAAATCTCCACCTCTGCCTTTGTGATCTCCCATGAGGTCACCATCTCTCCCTCTGTTATCACCAAAAAAGTCTCCACCTCTCCCTCTGTTTTCTCCAAAATCACTTCCTCTGCCTCTGTCACCTGCAAATTCACCAAGTAAACTTTTCCCTCTTCCTCTATTATCATCAAATTCTCCTTTAACTCCATCATCATGTCCATATCCACCACGACCACGTCCTCCTCCTCCAAAGTCTCTTCCTCTACCTCGCCCTTCAAATCTGTCTTCTGATTCCCTTCGTTCACCACGTCCTGCAAAACGGTCACCACCCATTCCTCTGCCTCTATCAAAGCGATCATCTTGATCTCTACCACCTCGTCCACCACGACCACCACCTCTGTGTCCAAAATTATCACGATCATCAGGTCCATCATAACCACGTCCCCTTCCACCTCGACCACCTCTGAAGTCTCTTCCACGTCCTCTTCGATCAAATCTATCTTCATCTCTTGAATATTGTGAAGGGACCATGCCTGTCATAAATGGTTTGTCACTGGTATCTGGTGGACCATCATCATACATATCATCAGATGGAAAATTATCTGGTTTGGCTCTAGCTGGTGGTGGCTGTTGATAATCACCATATCCTGGCTTAATTGGTGGTACTGCTGGTCCTTGGTTACCTGGAGGATAATTTGAAGGACTTGGCCCATGTTTGTCATAATTTGATTCTGGTGGTTGATTCCCCCATCTGGATGCTGGTTTTGGTTCAACTTGATCCCATTTTGATGCTGGCTTTGCATCACCTTGATTCCCCCATTTAGAAGCTGGCTTTGGATCAACTTGATCCCATTTTGATGCTGGCTTTGTTTCCCCTTGATCACCCCATCTAGATGCTGGCTTTGCGTCAGTTTGACTTCCCCACCTGGATCCTTGCTTTGGGTCACCTTGGTTCCAGTTTTGTCCTTGTTGGTAATCAGTAGGAGGACCTGATTGCTGGTAGTCATAGTTACTTCCAGGCGGATTACTGTCTTTACCTTGTTGGTATCTTGCATCCTGCTGGTAACTTGAACTGCTACCTTTGTAACCAGTACTATTGTCTCTATAATCACCAGATGGTGGCTGACTGCCATATCCTTGAGGATCTTTTTGATAGCTGGACTGATAGTCAGTAGGACCTTGCTGGTACGGAGCCTTACTAGGAGGTCCTTGCTGGTAGCCAGAGACATCTGAGCCTTGTTGATATCCTGTACTTCCCTTGACTTCTCCTTGCTGGTATCCACCAGGTCCTTGTTGGTATCCAGTTCCTCCTTGACTTTGCTGATAGCCAGTGTTACTTTGTCCTTGTTGATATCCAGTGCTTCCTGGACTTTGCTGATATCCAGTGCTTCCTGGTCCTGTTTGGTAACCAGTTGGTCCTGGAGGAGGAGGCTGGTATCCAGTACTGGGAGGTCCACTAGGTGGCTGCTGATATCCAGTACTTGCAGGTCCACTAGGTGGCTGCTGGTATCCAGTACTTGCAGGTCCACTAGGAGGTTGTTGGTATCCAGTACTTGCAGGTCCTGTTTGGTAACCAGATGAAGCTGGAGCCTGTTGATAAC
Coding sequences within it:
- the LOC134693341 gene encoding collagen alpha-1(III) chain-like isoform X2, which codes for MSSGASGGYATAGGGAAPPPPPPQGSGSYSQYQQPASGYSTDNYSSSGYNYYSSNQYQGQQQPPQPPVPPTTTQSPSQYSTSAASYSTSSSAPTTTTQYSTAATPTDSQYSTSQSQQYSTSNSQQPYSQYNYSQYGNYTPEQYQQMWANYNQYQQSSTTGYQQAGQTQPVTTSSTTPTQQAPAQATGYQQQSPANPPLPTTPTTPGYPPPSPASQPTSTPAAVPTTNASTTPTSGQPYQQGTGYQGSSYPPTSYQQGSNWYQQGEGNYGYQSSTSSGYQQSTQQGTNQPPPPPDKTKEPTPEKATSSYQQAGDSYGYQQSAPGYQQAKGTESYSQAGSYQSQSSSGYQTAPAPGNTGYQQAPGASGYQSAPPVATGYQQPQGSSGYQTAPASTGYQQAPASSGYQTGPASTGYQQPPSGPASTGYQQPPSGPASTGYQQPPSGPPSTGYQPPPPGPTGYQTGPGSTGYQQSPGSTGYQQGQSNTGYQQSQGGTGYQQGPGGYQQGEVKGSTGYQQGSDVSGYQQGPPSKAPYQQGPTDYQSSYQKDPQGYGSQPPSGDYRDNSTGYKGSSSSYQQDARYQQGKDSNPPGSNYDYQQSGPPTDYQQGQNWNQGDPKQGSRWGSQTDAKPASRWGDQGETKPASKWDQVDPKPASKWGNQGDAKPASKWDQVEPKPASRWGNQPPESNYDKHGPSPSNYPPGNQGPAVPPIKPGYGDYQQPPPARAKPDNFPSDDMYDDGPPDTSDKPFMTGMVPSQYSRDEDRFDRRGRGRDFRGGRGGRGRGYDGPDDRDNFGHRGGGRGGRGGRDQDDRFDRGRGMGGDRFAGRGERRESEDRFEGRGRGRDFGGGGRGRGGYGHDDGVKGEFDDNRGRGKSLLGEFAGDRGRGSDFGENRGRGGDFFGDNRGRDGDLMGDHKGRGGDFMGDSRGRDFGDNRGRGGFGGDRRGDHRGGFGGDHRGGFGGDRRSGFENDRRDGFENDRRGGFGGDHRGGLGGDHRGGFGGDRRGGFDNDRFENDRRGGFDPDRRGGFGGDRRGGFDNDRRGGFGGDRRGGFHGGRGGGGMNERERSWDNSRDRDSPRDREHSSSVRASSRSFGGRKDSFNENENKNKMDIKEDRQAKRKTENVSSSLGEDKKSQPPVKIAKVDPLKPDKEKKDEKLDDLKKTEEELKKIDDEPMESKGNYSDIDEAELDKKIEALKQPLYCKLCETKLNNALQAKQHYEGKPHMKKVRAYKNQAALDATLAKIAAKKTGIPTDDKKTAESGKNGDGEKKADEVPKKDEKDEKKDADTKSGDIDFPDTCDICEMAFQHPSMAEAHFKGKNHKKKMLKLEGKQDVGFELLEEDAPHISNEKHRQKAGRGPLPMYGPGGKITLIKDDVPSLLGPGPPLGGHGHGPRPPMNKGPGPPSLLDMDEPPPRALLDMRLNRGGPRRPSIETGPGMMDNPPSNRSPLFDGPPRRFDGPRGRGGFDGPRGRDDFDRPRGPPGFDVPRDFDGPRGPGGFDGPRGPGGFDGPRGRGGFDRHRGRGGFDGPRGRDDFDRPRGPPGFDRPRDFDDFDGPRGRGGFDGPRGMPHDRFREPFRERPPFDLMEVSDEEVDRDPNPFRSLERRERKSRNFRNDDLPFDRRNRRGPMGRRNSADEEMS
- the LOC134693341 gene encoding collagen alpha-1(III) chain-like isoform X1, which codes for MSSGASGGYATAGGGAAPPPPPPQGSGSYSQYQQPASGYSTDNYSSSGYNYYSSNQYQGQQQPPQPPVPPTTTQSPSQYSTSAASYSTSSSAPTTTTQYSTAATPTDSQYSTSQSQQYSTSNSQQPYSQYNYSQYGNYTPEQYQQMWANYNQYQQSSTTGYQQAGQTQPVTTSSTTPTQQAPAQATGYQQQSPANPPLPTTPTTPGYPPPSPASQPTSTPAAVPTTNASTTPTSGQPYQQGTGYQGSSYPPTSYQQGSNWYQQGEGNYGYQSSTSSGYQQSTQQGTNQPPPPPDKTKEPTPEKATSSYQQAGDSYGYQQSAPGYQQAKGTESYSQAGSYQSQSSSGYQTAPAPGNTGYQQAPGASGYQSAPPVATGYQQPQGSSGYQTAPASTGYQQAPASSGYQTGPASTGYQQPPSGPASTGYQQPPSGPASTGYQQPPSGPPSTGYQPPPPGPTGYQTGPGSTGYQQSPGSTGYQQGQSNTGYQQSQGGTGYQQGPGGYQQGEVKGSTGYQQGSDVSGYQQGPPSKAPYQQGPTDYQSSYQKDPQGYGSQPPSGDYRDNSTGYKGSSSSYQQDARYQQGKDSNPPGSNYDYQQSGPPTDYQQGQNWNQGDPKQGSRWGSQTDAKPASRWGDQGETKPASKWDQVDPKPASKWGNQGDAKPASKWDQVEPKPASRWGNQPPESNYDKHGPSPSNYPPGNQGPAVPPIKPGYGDYQQPPPARAKPDNFPSDDMYDDGPPDTSDKPFMTGMVPSQYSRDEDRFDRRGRGRDFRGGRGGRGRGYDGPDDRDNFGHRGGGRGGRGGRDQDDRFDRGRGMGGDRFAGRGERRESEDRFEGRGRGRDFGGGGRGRGGYGHDDGVKGEFDDNRGRGKSLLGEFAGDRGRGSDFGENRGRGGDFFGDNRGRDGDLMGDHKGRGGDFMGDSRGRDFGDNRGRGGFGGDRRGDHRGGFGGDHRGGFGGDRRSGFENDRRDGFENDRRGGFGGDHRGGLGGDHRGGFGGDRRGGFDNDRFENDRRGGFDPDRRGGFGGDRRGGFDNDRRGGFGGDRRGGFHGGRGGGGMNERERSWDNSRDRDSPRDREHSSSVRASSRSFGGRKDSFNENENKNKMDIKEDRQAKRKTENVSSSLGEDKKSQPPVKIAKVDPLKPDKEKKDEKLDDLKKTEEELKKIDDEPMESKGNYSDIDEAELDKKIEALKQPLYCKLCETKLNNALQAKQHYEGKPHMKKVRAYKNQAALDATLAKIAAKKTGIPTDDKKTAESGKNGDGEKKADEVPKKDEKDEKKDADTKSGDIDFPDTCDICEMAFQHPSMAEAHFKGKNHKKKMLKLEGKQDVGFELLEEDAPHISKEVEIFKCCLCNHQTMFEDNIFEHLNSEKHRQKAGRGPLPMYGPGGKITLIKDDVPSLLGPGPPLGGHGHGPRPPMNKGPGPPSLLDMDEPPPRALLDMRLNRGGPRRPSIETGPGMMDNPPSNRSPLFDGPPRRFDGPRGRGGFDGPRGRDDFDRPRGPPGFDVPRDFDGPRGPGGFDGPRGPGGFDGPRGRGGFDRHRGRGGFDGPRGRDDFDRPRGPPGFDRPRDFDDFDGPRGRGGFDGPRGMPHDRFREPFRERPPFDLMEVSDEEVDRDPNPFRSLERRERKSRNFRNDDLPFDRRNRRGPMGRRNSADEEMS